From the genome of Paraburkholderia largidicola:
CATCGCGATCCCGCCCGGACCCGCCGCCGCGGACGCATAGTGCCAGCAGAGCGCGACGAACATCGCGACGATGGCCAGTTGCACGACCATCAGCACGATGTTGAAGCGCGCAGCCAGTTCGATCCCGACGATGTTGAGGCCGCTCGTCAGCACGATGAACGCGACGATCCAGATCCACGACGGCACATGCGGAAACGCCGCGTTCAGATAGGCCGCACCGATCAGCCAGATCACCATCGGCAGGAAGAAATAATCGAGCAGCGTCGCCCAGCCGATCAGGAAACCCAGATGCGCGTTGAAGGTCTTGCGCGTGTACGTGTACGCCGAGCCGGCGACGGGGAAGAGCCGCGCGAGCTTGCCATAGCTGAGCGCGGTGAACGCGATTGCGATCAGCGCGAGCAGATAGGCGAGGGCGGCCGTGTCGTCGCTGGCTTTGGCGAGCACGCCGTAGGTGCCGTAGACGATCAGCGGCGCCATATAGGCGAGACCGAACAGCAGCACGGACGGCAAGCCGAGCGTGCGCTTCAGGTGCGACGGTTCATGGGATGACGACGCTTGCATGATTTCTCCTAAAGCCAGGCCGATAGGAAAGGCCGATATGGATGTCGTATGGATGCCTTATGACTGGCATTTCGACGGACGTGAGCGCACGCGCGCGCGGCGCGCATGGCCCCGTGCGGTGCATCCCTTGCAAACTGCTGAAAGCGTTCAGTCGGTGCGGCGGCGGCGCGCTTCGACCATCAACGCACGACGGCCATTCGACTGTTCGACGGGCACGAGGCCAAGCGGCACGCGTGCATCGTGCAAATAGTTGTAGTGCTCGCGGCTTGCTTCGAGCCGCTTGAGATCGACGGTTGTTTTCGTCACCGTCTCGTCGCTGCCCAGTTCGAGCACCGTCTCGCCGAACGGATCGATCAGCGCGGAGAGACCGGGGAACGTCAGGTTGTCGTCGCCCGAGCCGCAGCGGTTCACCATCAGCGCGAACATCTGATTCTCCATCGCGCGGGCCGTGATCGCGCGTCGATGCACGGGGCCGAACGGGTCCATGTTGCCGTTGGTGACGATCAGCAGATCGGCGTCGAGCGCCGCGACGGCACGTGCCGATTCGGGAAATTCGATGTCGTAGCAGATCAGCAGGCCCACGGTGAGGCCGTTCCACATGCAGGTTTCGAAGCGGTCGCCGGGTGTGAATACGCCTACATCCGATGCCCACAGATGCGTCTTGCGATAGCGCAGTGCGATCTCGCCGCGTTCGTCGACCAGCACTGTCGTGTTGTAGAACTGGTTGCCGTCGCGCTCGGCGAGGCCCACTGCGACGGCGACCCCTTGTTGGCGGGCGGCGTCGCGCACCGTGGACAGCGCGGGGCCGTCGATCGTCTGCGCGACGTCGGCGACGTTCTCGCGCGTCGGAAAACCGGATAGCGTCGTTTCGGGGAACACGATCAGCTTCGTGCCGCCCGCTGTGTCGGCCCGTCCGATCGTTTCGACGACCTTGCGCGTGTTGTGCGCGACGTCGCTGTCGATCAGCGCGAGTTGCGCCAGTTCTACCTGCATGGTGTTGCCTCCTTCCAGATGCCTTTCAGCGGAGCGCGGTGTGCCGTGCGCATCCATATTGCCTGCGATTCTCGTGCCGCGCGGAACAGTGCGTGCACCGCCCGCTTCTCGTAGTGGGACCGATTATCAGGGTATTATTTTTGTCCTGAAATTACCCACGAGGGTTACCCTCACCGGAGGACACGATGGACTTCGAATGGCGAGATCTCGCTTTTCATCGGGAGATCGGTTCGGCCATCGACGCCCTCGATGGTCCGCATTTCTGGGCGCGTCTGACGCGTGTGCTCGAAAGGCATGTCGGATTCGACAGCTGGGTCGCACTGCGCTTCAAGCGCGATGCCCCGCCGCTCGTGCTCGCCGAGCAGGCCATGCCCGACGGCAAGATCGACCTGATGTTTCAGGACTATCTGGCCGCGCTCTATCAGCTCGATCCGTTCTATCTCGCCGCGTTCGAAACGCAGGCGTCGGGGTTCTACACGCTCGCCGATGTCGCGCCCGACAACTTCCGGATGACCGAGTACTACCAGCGCTACTTCAAGAAGAACATCGTTGGTGACGAGGTGCATTTCAATGTCGTGATCGATCGCGATCACACGATGGGCTTTTCGCTCGGCAAGACGAGCCGCTACGACGAGCGCGAGATTGCGTTGCTCACGCTGTATTCGCCATGGGTGCTCGCGTTGATGCAACAGCGTTTGCGCTTCGAGAGGTTTGTCGGGGAAGAGGAGCCGCGCGCGACCGGTGGCGAAGAGGCGGATCTGCATGCGCGCTTCGGCATGCTGACAGGCAAGAACGGGCGGGGCGCATTGACCGCGCGCGAGATCGAAGTGGCGATGCTGTCGCTGAGCGGCTTTTCGTCGCGCGCGATCGCGGAGAAGCTGTCGATCTCGTTCGAAACAGTGCGCGCGCACAAGAAGCACATCTACGCGAAGCTCGGTGTCGGATCGCAGTCCGAACTGTTTGCGATGTTTTACGAGCCGGGGAGAGCGGTCGAGCCGGAGTGAAGCGTGATGTT
Proteins encoded in this window:
- a CDS encoding carbon-nitrogen hydrolase family protein produces the protein MQVELAQLALIDSDVAHNTRKVVETIGRADTAGGTKLIVFPETTLSGFPTRENVADVAQTIDGPALSTVRDAARQQGVAVAVGLAERDGNQFYNTTVLVDERGEIALRYRKTHLWASDVGVFTPGDRFETCMWNGLTVGLLICYDIEFPESARAVAALDADLLIVTNGNMDPFGPVHRRAITARAMENQMFALMVNRCGSGDDNLTFPGLSALIDPFGETVLELGSDETVTKTTVDLKRLEASREHYNYLHDARVPLGLVPVEQSNGRRALMVEARRRRTD
- a CDS encoding response regulator transcription factor; its protein translation is MDFEWRDLAFHREIGSAIDALDGPHFWARLTRVLERHVGFDSWVALRFKRDAPPLVLAEQAMPDGKIDLMFQDYLAALYQLDPFYLAAFETQASGFYTLADVAPDNFRMTEYYQRYFKKNIVGDEVHFNVVIDRDHTMGFSLGKTSRYDEREIALLTLYSPWVLALMQQRLRFERFVGEEEPRATGGEEADLHARFGMLTGKNGRGALTAREIEVAMLSLSGFSSRAIAEKLSISFETVRAHKKHIYAKLGVGSQSELFAMFYEPGRAVEPE